The Lycium ferocissimum isolate CSIRO_LF1 chromosome 1, AGI_CSIRO_Lferr_CH_V1, whole genome shotgun sequence genome includes a region encoding these proteins:
- the LOC132050764 gene encoding 11S globulin seed storage protein 2-like produces the protein MAVTTKLLLAILLSAFLVSAANAVRDYQGQQGQRGTRLTQAQQCRLQRLTGSQPSDRIESEGGFTEVWDENEEQFQCAGVAPMRNVIRRNSLSLPNFHPMPRLVYIERGQGILGITHPGCAETFQSQPQSFQAGREPREERGQGRRGDQHQKVHRIRQGDVVAIPAGAAHWCYNDGEEELVAVSINDLNHRSNQLDQNLRAFYLAGGVPQSGRQRVQIGLRRQSTQRFQNIFRAFDTELMAEAFNIPQELVRRMQEERSERGLIVNVREGMQMVRPDEAEEEFEERPRRGQQWWEEAVGNGLEENICTMKIHTNMGHRRQADLFSRQAGKINHVNRQKLPILKYMDMSASKGTIYPNALMTPHWSVNGHCVVYVQRGDAQVQVVDHSGQQVMSDRVNQGEMFVVPQFFASTLRAGQNGFEFVVFRTSGEPMNNQLAGYTSVIRAMPVEVLTNAYQISPNEAQRLKINRGGESFLLSPQRRSS, from the exons ATGGCGGTCACTACTAAGCTCTTGTTAGCTATACTTCTCTCGGCTTTTCTCGTATCTGCAGCAAATGCAGTTAGAGACTATCAGGGCCAGCAAGGTCAGCGAGGCACTCGTCTGACTCAAGCTCAACAATGCCGCTTACAGAGGCTCACTGGAAGCCAGCCCTCTGATCGCATTGAGTCAGAGGGTGGCTTCACTGAGGTGTGGGACGAAAACGAGGAGCAATTCCAGTGTGCTGGAGTTGCTCCAATGAGGAATGTTATTCGACGCAATTCTCTCTCTTTACCTAATTTCCATCCCATGCCACGCTTGGTTTACATCGAGCGTGGCCAGGGTATACTTGGAATTACTCACCCTGGCTGTGCTGAGACTTTCCAGTCTCAGCCGCAGTCCTTCCAGGCTGGCAGAGAGCCAAGGGAAGAGAGAGGCCAAGGCCGCAGAGGCGACCAGCACCAGAAAGTCCACCGTATTCGCCAAGGTGATGTCGTGGCAATTCCAGCTGGCGCTGCTCATTGGTGCTATAACGACGGTGAGGAAGAGCTTGTGGCTGTCTCCATTAACGACCTCAACCATCGATCCAACCAGCTAGATCAGAACTTGAGg GCATTTTACTTGGCTGGTGGAGTACCACAAAGTGGGAGGCAAAGAGTTCAAATTGGTCTAAGACGGCAAAGCACACAGAGGTTCCAAAACATTTTCCGTGCTTTTGACACAGAATTGATGGCAGAGGCCTTCAACATTCCACAAGAGCTTGTGAGGAGGATGCAAGAAGAACGGAGCGAACGTGGATTAATTGTCAATGTCAGGGAAGGAATGCAAATGGTTAGGCCCGATGAAGCAGAAGAAGAATTTGAAGAGCGTCCACGACGAGGACAACAATGGTGGGAGGAAGCAGTTGGAAATGGCTTAGAAGAAAACATTTGCACAATGAAAATCCACACCAACATGGGACACCGTAGACAAGCTGACCTCTTCTCAAGGCAAGCTGGGAAAATCAACCATGTCAATCGCCAAAAACTTCCCATCCTTAAATACATGGACATGAGTGCTTCAAAAGGAACCATCTATCCG AATGCACTGATGACCCCTCACTGGTCAGTAAACGGCCACTGCGTGGTATATGTGCAAAGAGGAGATGCGCAAGTGCAGGTGGTAGACCACAGCGGGCAACAAGTGATGAGCGATAGAGTGAATCAAGGAGAAATGTTTGTTGTTCCTCAGTTCTTCGCGTCGACATTGAGAGCAGGGCAGAATGGATTTGAATTTGTGGTGTTTAGGACAAGTGGTGAACCAATGAACAACCAACTTGCAGGTTACACATCAGTGATTAGAGCAATGCCTGTTGAGGTTCTTACTAATGCCTATCAGATATCTCCAAATGAAGCACAACGTTTGAAGATTAATAGGGGTGGTGAGAGTTTCCTGTTATCTCCCCAGCGAAGGTCCTCTTAA